Part of the Drosophila suzukii unplaced genomic scaffold, CBGP_Dsuzu_IsoJpt1.0 scf_24, whole genome shotgun sequence genome, tttttttattttttttttaaatcttataTAAATGGTATAATATCGtgataaaaatatgaaacCGTTTTGAGACCATAAAGAAAATCTCGATACGTTTCACAAAGAACTTATATAGGTATAACCTGAATATTATATCAAGTTATATACTTAATCTCACGGGTTTGTTGTTGAAAATATGCAATATTTTCACgtttatttcttattttagACACGTTTCATATGGAAAACATTAAAGTTTGTCTAGTATTCATATCAATTGGATAAGGAGACTCATATcaaaatttgtaatttatatgtttttttttatcatattgatatgagttcgtattattttgatatgaaacaaggaaaaacgctaTTGTAGAGTACCTCGAcaatcagatacccgttactcagctaaagggaccaaagggaaatggagatatgcaaacagcaaagcgagattaaattTTGTGCCACCTACcagcgatctcaatatatggttatgtgggcggtagacagatttaagttgtacgggcgttagagtgggcgtggcaaactttttttgggtcaatcaataggtattgagaGACTTATACATATcaattaaaactttttttttcagGCGGCGCAGGCTTTGGCGGTGGTAGGTAAGTCAATAGGTATTggtaagaacaatacatttcagttaaaatttttattcttgcatcaaaactgtaggaacTACAATTTTGGgccgtttgtgggcgttagagtggcaccctgctgaaacaaacttgtgcTGCGCAAGAAACTCAGGAAACgtcatgccaaatcccaatagcctagctcttatagtttgcGAGATCTCACcgttcatacggacatggctagatccaTTCGGCTAGtggtcctgatcaagaatgtatacactttgtggggtcggaaacgcttcgttctgcctgttacatactttccgacgaatctagtatacccttttactctacgagtaacggtcATAATAATCATAGAAATTGGAACACTCGTAAAGGCATTATAGGGTGGGAATAATGGGGAAAACCCACCCCTTGAACTTATTCTACGCACTTTGTTTTACATTCagtctaagttttcaaaaaaaatatagagtAAGAGAAATATTTGGGAGATAATATTAAGCTCTAGGGTGTCTTTCACCTTCTAACTCAGTCTTGTTATTATGATAGAACGAACCCCACACCTTGCCCATAAACGAAAATTGCGTATACCGAAACAAAATGGCGTCGCGAAAAACTTATTTTGTCTGAACTTTTTCGGAAAGAAATGTTCGCCACAATCTTAGTTACCTTTTTCCGTCGACGTTCTCATGGCATTCCTTGGAGTTTTGGATATATCAAGCAACTCAGTGTCCGATTTTTTAAGAACATCTTTAATCCAAATTTGTTTGGTGGCCCAGGTTGTTGAATCATTCTTGATTTCATTCATCTTGTGTCTTATACATGTGCGTCTTTATATTACTATTTGATTGTTAAATCATTTTGTTCAAAGTTGTAAAACCTTTTTTAAAGATATCTTGTAAATTTTGTAGAGATCATTTCGTTTATAAATGGGTATACTTCATTTTGTTCTCAAAATCAGACTTTAATAGCAGTCTTAAGATTATTATATACtcgttatatttattatatttttagacaagaATTTTCATTTGACGATTGATTTTTTCCTTAATCATGTTCTTTTTGATGATTCTAATAGTTTTTTTCAAATACTTCGATTTTTGCACAGAGTAGGTTTGTTGATAGGCCTGGACATTTTGAAGAGGCTGCTGCTGATAGTTACGGTGTTGGTGATGACCGTCTTGACCCGAGCCCTTATTCATGCGCATTTTTCTAAATGATCTCAAAATACCGTTCATTAAGAAGTCGGTCATTTTAGAGGTGTGGACCCGTCACACACTCACAACACACGAACAAACACGAAACAGAGTAGAATGGGAATCGAAAAATGTTTACATCGCCGCTCACGAGGTTTTCTGTTCTATGGTGTAACGGAGACTGGTGGGTGAGTTCCCGAAAAATCTACCTCAAACCAAAGATAGACCCCGAAACGGAAAAACCAACCACCAACAAGAGTAGTTCCATTTGATCTGAGTTTCCTCGCAAAAGGAAAATGTTTGAGAGCAAAATTAGGGGAAATTTCCGagtgtttttttgtttgagTGCTTTGTGACTTTGAGTCTTCAAATTTTTCGGTACAACAAAATTTCATTTAGATTATGGAACGAGTCAAACTAAGTCCAATTGGTAACCAAGCTATCGGTATCATTTTTAGAAAGTAAAAGTATTATTATCATTGAATCTGTTTTAAACTGTTTATAGGTACCCCAAATTAGTCTACAAAAAccaagaacattgttcttgagcTGAGAAACTTCGTTTTTAATAAGCGTGTTCTTAATATCAGAACGAAATGGTTAGAaaagaaaaacttaaaataagTCGATTTCGTTCCATTTTCATGATGATATTGGTTTTAATTCAAGATTTTACATACTGACTGGACTTAATAATTTAGTTCGTAACTAGGACAGTTGAGATAAAAATTGTAGCAcattaataacattttgaacttaaacaagggagaacgctatagtcgacggAGATGGAGATGAACACCCCCCAACAGCCCCATCAAGTGacgatttttttatttgcttataaatattaaattgatCAGATTCTAACAATTTTTGACATGAAGATAGATATTgataattaaaacaaaatttcatttaaacttttacaaaaaataaataaatgtggCCACTAGACAGGTCAGCGTTAGagttagtgtgggcgtggcaccctgctacaagaatctgcatgccaaatccaaactttctagcttttatagtttccgagatcatatcgttcatacggacggacaagcagacggacatggctagatcgactcggctagggatcctgatcaagaaaatatacactttataaggtcggaaacgcttccttctaacTGTTACATATTATCGGACGaatttagtatacccttttacatCAAAAGTAAAGGGTATAAGTATTTCCATCtctttttaagaacatttttaacaTAGATGAGAACGTAAGAATTCTCTATGTGCATAGTTCTTATCGTTACTATTGAGATATTAGTTTTGAAAACATACAATTATTtaccaaaaaatattcctAAAATGTAAAGAATTTGCATCAAGGAAATGAATATTGGAGGGACAATCGATTACGACTTTCAGGGATATATCCGAAAGTTCATATTATTAAAGCCGACGAACAATTTCAACCTTCAACGACAAAACGTTTATAGGAAACCTTCCGAAAAGAGATTAAACACGAGAAGCAAATGTTGAAATACAAAAGTTTCAGTGAGGGAAGGGTCAAGAAActttttcggtttttgttgCTGATGTTTATTCGGCTGTGCGTTGAACTAGCGTAAAAGTTCATTAACATTCGACACAAAAACTATTTCTGAATTTGTTTGGCTGGAGTCAAGAGCATGATAACCGATCCCTCGCTTCGGTCGCTCGCACTCTTTTCGGTACCATGCTGAAGGTATAACCGACCAAATATTTCGGgggaaaatatatttatctaTTATGAGTAAGGAAAAGAGTAGGAGAGGGGCAGCTGTTTCTTAGAAAAGTTTAACTGCCGTTACTTTTTTAGAACAGCTCTGAAATAAAGTGAGTTAAAACTGGTCTTTGGGGGAAATTATCGTGTTTGAATGACCAGTTAAGTTGCTTAGTTATCGGGTAGAAGAAAAACTAAATACAAGCATTTGCGTGGGACTTTAACTTATTAGACGTAGTTATCTTTAAGAAacaatataaaattaaaatatatatattaaatatctATACGCGGTATTTAAGGGGCAAGGATAGTTTGTGACCGTAGCGGCTAAACTAAATGAATTAATTACTTTCAATGCCATATTTaagaaattataattaatcTGTTCGACACACTTTATTGGTCGCTCACGagattt contains:
- the LOC108007639 gene encoding uncharacterized protein, whose product is MTDFLMNGILRSFRKMRMNKGSGQDGHHQHRNYQQQPLQNVQAYQQTYSVQKSKYLKKTIRIIKKNMIKEKINRQMKILV